One window of the Tachyglossus aculeatus isolate mTacAcu1 chromosome 12 unlocalized genomic scaffold, mTacAcu1.pri SUPER_6_unloc_4, whole genome shotgun sequence genome contains the following:
- the LOC119921638 gene encoding LOW QUALITY PROTEIN: olfactory receptor 5AS1-like (The sequence of the model RefSeq protein was modified relative to this genomic sequence to represent the inferred CDS: inserted 1 base in 1 codon): MAERNFTLLTEFIFVGFTDFRPLRLTLFLVFLGVYVLTLAGNIGIMVLVNTSSSLQKPMYYFLSNLSFLDISYSTAIAPKMPVNLLAAKRSISMYGCALQMYFFGCFADAECLILAAMAYDRYVAISNPLLYSPLVSRRVCVGFIVGAYVSGSITSIVHVWLMFRLPFCGSNLINHXFCDIPPLLALSCADIHLNELLLFLLCGSIQTSTFIIIFLSYVSILITVLNIKSSGARSKTLSTCVSHLVAVILFYGTLLFMYLRPIATYSLDTDKVVALFYTVVFPMFNPIIYSLRNRDVKNAVKKLTQRLLNHWFYAAKLIIFFLLIHSLLPLQPTSTLHFFQANQLTSSQAPSIPWHKRKYTQWLIPGLTLLIFSLRNKDAVKAQLVSGCSQDTVLYLDSAAPWRHSEHHQFHNAPKHGLTHLMVFEWKKMEESDLQALYYNSASCGSLTTKVVKLWFLLLSAMDTQLSILMRPEADLTKIVTIKMLIFLLCTREIHAVKEQSRQQDTWLLSLEWVSFKLHILRLHN; the protein is encoded by the exons ATGGCTGAGAGAAATTTTACCTTGCTGACTGAGTTCATTTTTGTAGGATTCACAGATTTTCGACCTCTCAGACTTACCCTTTTTCTGGTGTTTCTTGGGGTTTATGTATTAACTTTGGCGgggaatattg gaataatGGTTTTGGTCAATACCAGCTCAAGCCTACAAAAACCCATGTACTATTTTCTCAGTAATTTGTCTTTCCTGGACATCAGTTATTCAACAGCCATTGCTCCCAAAATGCCGGTGAACCTCTTAGCAGCGAAGAGAAGCATTTCTATGTATGGCTGTGCACTACAGATGTATTTCTTCGGTTGCTTTGCAGATGCTGAATGCCTTATTCTGGCAGCAATGGCATACGATCGCTATGTGGCTATCAGCAACCCATTACTTTACTCACCACTTGTGTCTCGGAGGGTCTGTGTTGGTTTTATAGTTGGGGCATACGTAAGTGGGAGCATCACCTCAATTGTGCACGTTTGGCTCATGTTCAGGTTGCCATTCTGCGGCTCCAATCTGATAAATC TTTTTTGTGATATCCCCCCGTTGTTAGCATTGTCCTGTGCTGACATCCATTTAAATGAGCTCTTGCTTTTTCTTTTATGTGGCTCTATCCAAACAAGCacttttattatcattttcttgTCATATGTATCTATTCTCATCACTGTCTTGAATATCAAGTCTTCGGGAGCAAGAAGCAAAACCTTGTCCACCTGTGTTTCCCACCTGGTAGCCGTCATTTTATTCTATGGGACCCTTCTGTTCATGTACTTACGCCCTATTGCTACCTATTCCCTGGACACAGACAAAGTTGTTGCTCTGTTTTATACTGTAGTCTTTCCCATGTTTAACCCgattatctacagcctgaggaatagaGATGTGAAAAATGCTGTCAAGAAACT CACCCAGAGACTCCTAAATCATTGGTTTTATGCCGCTAAATTAATTAtcttcttcctacttatccactctcttctcccactacagcccactAGCACTCTTCACTTCTTTCAAGCTAACCAACTCACATCCAGCCAAGCTCCCAGTATTCCATGGCACAAGAGGAAGTATACACAGTGGCTTATACCCGGCTTGACCCTCCTGATtttcagcctgaggaacaaggatg CAGTGAAAGCCCAGTTAGTGAGCGGGTGTTCCCAGGACACAGTTCTCTACCTCGATTCTGCAGCTCCTTGGAGGCATTCTGAACATCACCAGTTCCACAATGCACCGAAGCATGGTCTAACACATCTGATGGTTTTTGAATGGAAGAAGATGGAAGAGTCTGATTTACAA GCTTTATATTACAACTCAGCTTCTTGTGGGTCCCTTACCACTAAAGTGGTAAAACTCTGGTTCCTTTTGCTTTCTGCCATGGATACACAGCTATCTATATTAATGAGGCCTGAAGCTGATTTAACGaaaatagtaacaataaaaatg TTGATCTTTCTTCTGTGTACCAGAGAGATCCACGCTGTCAAAGAGCAGAGTAGGCAGCAGGACACGTGGCTTCTTTCCTTGGAATGG GTTTCTTTCAAACTCCACATCCTGAGGTTGCATAACTGA